TCTGCGGCGATGTGGTTGCTGATCGTTCCGGGCGAGGGTGCGGCATAAACCTCCTTGCGTGGCGGGCCGAGGCCCGGGCCGCTCATCCGTAGCGGCGCAGTTCGTGGAAGAAGTCGTCGACGATCTGGAGTTCCCCGGACCGGACGACCTCGTCGTAGACGTACTTGCCGACCGCGAGGTCGAGCACCCCGAGACCGAACGGCGAGAAGACGGCGGGACGGTCCGCCGGCACCGTCACACGGCCGGCCATCACGTCGTCCAGCGTGCCGTGCAGGAAGTCCCGGTTGCCGGTGAGCTGCTCGGTCAGATGCGGGGAGGTGGAGGCTTTCAGACAGTGCTCGATGTCGTCGACGATGTTGGTCGACGCCAGCAGGACCCGCGGGGCGAGGTCGCGCAGCGACACATGCATCACCACCGGATGGTGATCGAACCAGGAGACCTCGTCGACATGCGGCTGAGGCGCCACGGTGGCGAATACCACCAGGTCGCTGGCGCGGATCAACTCCTCGGCGCTGTCGTGCACGGTGACCCGCCCGGCGGTACCGCACTGCTCCAGGTAGAGGCGGTAGCCGGCCGCGCTCTCGGCGGACAGGTCGTGCACCCCGATCTCCTCGAACGACCAGCCCGTCCCTTCCAGGAAGGTGTGGATGTAGCGGGCGATCAGGCCCGCTCCGAAGAATCCGACACGGGTCGGACGGGGGCGCCCGCGGCTGAGCCAGTCGGCTGCTGACGCCGCTGACGCGGCGGTCCTGGTGGCGCTGATGATCGAGCTCTCCAGGCAGGCGAACGGGTAGCCGGTCTCATAGTTGTTGAGGATCAGCACGGCCGAGGCCCTGGGGATTCCGGCTGCCACGTTCGACGGGAAGCTGGAGATCCACTTCAGGCCGTCCACCCGTGTCTCCCCGCCGATCGAGGCGGGCAGCGCGATGATCCGGGAGGACGGGCGGTCGGGGAAGCGCAGGAACGAGGAGGGCGGGTTCACCGACTCGCCTGCGCCGTGCAGCCGGTAGGTGTCCTCGACCACTTCCACGATCTGCTTCTCGCGTCCCTCCAGCGCCTGTTGCACCTGGGCTCCTGAGATCACCGCGAAGGACGGCACGGGGAGCGGCCCGGGGGGCGCGGACTGCCTGGGGGTGGGGCGGACGGTGGTCATGGGAGGGTCACCTCCACAGTCGGCGAGCAGTCGGCCAGGCGCACCGGATCGGCCAGCGCCACGACCACGTCCCTCGGTCCTTCGAAAGGCTCCCTGCTGTGCGCGGTACGGACGTTGTCGATGAGCAGAAGGTCACCGGCCTCCCACGGCCGACGGGCGGTGTGGGCCTCGTACACCTCGTTGAGCAGGTGCACGACGTCCTCGGTGACGGGGTCGCCGTTTCCGTAGCGGGTGTTGAACGGCAGCCCGTCGGGACCGTATTCGTCGATCAGGTACTCCCGTACCTCGGGAGCCATCGTCCACTCGTTGAGGAACGCGATCTGGTTGAACCAGCAGCGCCGGCCGCTGACGGGGTGGCGCACCACGGCACTGCGGCGTTGTCTGGTGCGCAGTGCGCCATCGGGCTGCCAGGTGCACTCGATTGCGTGGGCGCGGCAGTATTGCTCGATGGCACCCCGGTCCTCGGTACCGAACGCCTGCTCCAACGACGCCCCGATCTCCTCGTTGTAGCTGCGGGTCAGCAGCCACCCCTCCCGCTCGAACCGCTCCGTGAGGGCGGCGGGCAACGCGTCGAGCACGGCTGTCGAGTCGGCCACTGCGGTCGCTCCGCCCTCGGTGGGGGCGCCCAGGCACGCGAACAGCATCAGGCCGGGGAACTCCAGGGTGTAACTCAGCTCGTGGTGCATGCACATCGGCTGGGTCGGCGGCCACTTCGACGAGGAGTACACGCCTTCGGAGTAGGTCTGCCGGAGGGCGAAGGCCTCCCTCTCGGTCACCGGGGCGACGCCCAGGCCCTGAAGAACGGCGCCGACCTCCGCCGGCTCGCGCATGCCCAGGCCCCTGACCACGACCGAACCGTGCTCGGCCACGACGGCGCGCAGAGCGTCCCGCCGCGCGGCTGCCCAGTTCGCCGCACCGTCGGTGGGCCCGACCCGCAACATCGGCGGTTTGCCGGGTTCCCGTTCCAGTTCTGGCAGGGAGATCGGGAGTGAGGACAGCATCGTGGTGCTCCTCTCAGTCGCGGCCCGGGAAGAAGCAGGCCGTTCGAGATCGCACAGCACCGCCTGTGCAGCGTCTTTCGCACGGGTTTGCAGGAAGAAGTGGCCGCCGTCCGGCAGCTCGTGGAGGTCAACGCGCTCGGCCAGCCGCTGCCAGTCGAGGTACCGCCGCACGAACCCCGCCGTATGCGGGTCGTCGGCGGCGACGACCACGGTGAGCGGCGCGGACAGCTTCACCGCCGGCGGGGAGTCCACGGTGTCGCCGGGCAACTGCGCGCCGAGGAACACCCGCCGGACTTCCACCCCGCGTTCCTCCAGGCGCTTGGCCGTCGCCACGGCGAGCGCCGTGCCCGAGGACTGGCCCCACAGCCGGAGCCCGGTCGGACGGAGGCTGACGATCTCGTCGGCGATCTGCTCGGCCACCTGCGCCATCGGCGCGGTGGGCTCACCCGCCACGACCGTGCCGGGGGCGGGCAGCGCGACGGCGTAGAGCGCAGGTCCGGTGCCTCGCAGGGCCTCGGCCAGCGGCTGGAACTCCTCCGTGTTCCCGCTGACGCAGGGGAAACACACCAGGGAACCTGCCTGGGCGTCATCCGCTTCCGACAGGGGGCGCAATATCCCGGGGCGCGGCTCGGACCCATCGTCGACCTGCCCGGCGAGATCGGCGAGGACCGGGTGACGGGTGACGTCCTTGACGGAAACCAGCCGCCCCAGGGTGACCGCGAGTTCCACCGCAGACAGCGAAGTGCCGCCGCAGTCGAAGAAGTTGTCCTGCCGGCCTATCCGTTCCTGCGGGATGCCGAGCACCGTGGCCCATGCCGCGGCCAGCCGCCGTTCCGTCGGCGTGCCCGGTGCGTGGTCGTCGTCCCCGACCGCGCCGGGTTCTGGGGCGTCGAGTTCCCCGGCGAGCGCCTCCAGCGCCTTCTTGTCGATCTTTCCGTTGGCGGTCAGCGGAAGACTCTCCCGCCAGAGGAAGACGGAGGGGACCATGTACTCCGGCAGCAGCTCGCCCAGCCTGCTCCTCAGGTCATCGGCCTCCCACGCGTGCCGGCCGGAGTAGAAGGCCACCAGCCGTTTACTGTGTCCCGCCCGTCCGGTGACCACCACAGCCCCGTCACCGACTCCCGGCACGCGGAGCAGCGCGTTCTCGATCTCGCCGATCTCGATGCGGAAGCCACGGATCTTGACCTGGCTGTCCTTGCGGCCGAGGAACTCCAGCTTTCCGTCCGGAAGCCAGCGTCCGTGGTCGCCTCCCCGGAAGAGCCGCTGCCCGGGACGGTGCGGATCCGGCATGAAGGCCGTCCGGGTGCGCTCGGGATCGTTGATGTACCCGCGGCCGACGCAGACGCCGGAGAAGACGATCGCCCCGGGGGCGCCGAGCGGTACCGGCGCCAGGTGTTCGTCCACGACATAGACGTGCACATTGTTGACGGGGCGTCCGACCGGGACCCGCTCGGTGTCCGGTACCCCGTCCATGACCTCGTGGTTGGTGTCGTCCGAGGTCTCGGTCAGACCGTAGGCGTTGACCAACCTGATCCCGGGCTGCGCCGTGAACCAGCGGTGGACCAGCTCCTTCTTCAGCGCCTCGCCGGTGACCGACACGCACCGCAGGTCCGGCAGTTCGCGCGGCCGGTGCTCCAGGTAGGACAGCACGACATCGAGGTAGGACGGCACCACCTGGAGCACCGTGACCCGTCCGTCGGTCACCGTGTCCAGGAAGCGTCGGACATCCAGCACGGCCGCCTGCTCGACCAGCACGGTCCGACCGCCCACCAGCAGCGCGGAGAGCAGCTGCCACAAGGAGATGTCGAAGCACTGGGGTGCGGTCTGGGCGACCGCCTGCCCC
This Streptomyces decoyicus DNA region includes the following protein-coding sequences:
- the sbnB gene encoding 2,3-diaminopropionate biosynthesis protein SbnB; this translates as MTTVRPTPRQSAPPGPLPVPSFAVISGAQVQQALEGREKQIVEVVEDTYRLHGAGESVNPPSSFLRFPDRPSSRIIALPASIGGETRVDGLKWISSFPSNVAAGIPRASAVLILNNYETGYPFACLESSIISATRTAASAASAADWLSRGRPRPTRVGFFGAGLIARYIHTFLEGTGWSFEEIGVHDLSAESAAGYRLYLEQCGTAGRVTVHDSAEELIRASDLVVFATVAPQPHVDEVSWFDHHPVVMHVSLRDLAPRVLLASTNIVDDIEHCLKASTSPHLTEQLTGNRDFLHGTLDDVMAGRVTVPADRPAVFSPFGLGVLDLAVGKYVYDEVVRSGELQIVDDFFHELRRYG
- a CDS encoding TauD/TfdA family dioxygenase is translated as MLSSLPISLPELEREPGKPPMLRVGPTDGAANWAAARRDALRAVVAEHGSVVVRGLGMREPAEVGAVLQGLGVAPVTEREAFALRQTYSEGVYSSSKWPPTQPMCMHHELSYTLEFPGLMLFACLGAPTEGGATAVADSTAVLDALPAALTERFEREGWLLTRSYNEEIGASLEQAFGTEDRGAIEQYCRAHAIECTWQPDGALRTRQRRSAVVRHPVSGRRCWFNQIAFLNEWTMAPEVREYLIDEYGPDGLPFNTRYGNGDPVTEDVVHLLNEVYEAHTARRPWEAGDLLLIDNVRTAHSREPFEGPRDVVVALADPVRLADCSPTVEVTLP